In the genome of Patescibacteria group bacterium, one region contains:
- a CDS encoding alpha-(1->3)-arabinofuranosyltransferase family protein codes for MNRLKNWFTRINPLLIDLPILLFSAILPIWKTGILGIIDGTDADFPLAPLSNLHSSLSVWYDKVTMGYDISSAFLSQIPFYGILASLNTLGLSIGAIERIWYVAGIFLAGLSMYLLTRNILRGKHHFASLLAGLFYIFNPIMGLYVSQGEHIAIFSYAFIPLVFLLGKLGVENKKPIYALYIGIVSVFMAITNMPSFVVHMLPLYFWLLYEIATGKNRKNVAKFTILSIVYVVVLNIWWLVPAVLGLGGSSQIGDINRLWLFTWKLISQAATPINLLLVRGVPAPTSGPLCAIAILVSITLIYSIIRIIGRNTSPERKKMIWFLLILLIVSFVLAAGRNSVFGKPIQFFMMKIPILQMFRNPYRFAIWTIFSYCVLFSFAADEILAFFKKSYAKIIFVSLMLALVFIGEYPMITGDMKQSIKPVTIPQEYYEAADWLKNQGEGRILILPQEEWLSKFTWAYYDMPDFTRYLFNKPIVRDYPENRLAFSHSVDMMTIAYDEINHAGLGVHLDRILALMGVDTLMVRGDSESFLRTINSKETIEKNLSTQENIGLERKIGGLDFYKSGTNLPQIYTTTDIHMSDINIDRQGGQTESLDGYLGNIDFTKQPVIFFTPEAKDFNMPSSLADLNISGKSPETIFSKISPTKYSVQVKNANSPYILTFLASYNKNWKVTINKNGKTQKIDEGQHYLANGYANGWYVREQGDYTMTIEYSAQKVFSILAICSILIAAGSFIYFKFFYEKTR; via the coding sequence ATGAATAGACTCAAAAATTGGTTTACGCGCATAAACCCTTTGCTCATCGATCTGCCGATTCTTTTGTTTTCTGCAATCTTACCCATTTGGAAGACAGGGATCTTGGGAATTATTGACGGAACCGATGCGGATTTTCCCTTGGCCCCTCTCTCAAACCTGCACTCTTCCCTATCCGTATGGTACGACAAAGTAACGATGGGTTACGATATCTCATCTGCATTTTTGTCCCAAATTCCTTTTTATGGAATCCTAGCCAGCCTTAATACTCTTGGTTTATCAATCGGTGCGATTGAGAGAATTTGGTATGTTGCCGGAATATTTTTAGCTGGGCTTTCGATGTACCTTCTTACAAGAAATATCTTGCGCGGCAAACATCATTTCGCATCATTATTGGCTGGGTTGTTTTATATTTTTAACCCGATTATGGGGCTCTATGTCTCTCAGGGAGAGCATATAGCAATTTTTTCTTATGCTTTCATTCCACTCGTATTTCTACTGGGAAAATTGGGCGTGGAGAACAAAAAGCCCATTTACGCTTTGTATATTGGGATAGTCAGCGTTTTTATGGCAATTACCAACATGCCTTCATTTGTGGTGCATATGCTGCCTTTGTATTTCTGGTTACTGTACGAGATAGCAACGGGCAAAAACCGCAAGAATGTTGCCAAATTTACGATTCTTTCAATTGTTTATGTGGTTGTTTTAAATATCTGGTGGCTTGTTCCGGCAGTTCTTGGACTGGGCGGAAGCTCGCAAATCGGGGACATTAATCGCCTATGGTTATTTACTTGGAAGCTAATATCCCAAGCAGCAACTCCGATTAACCTCTTGTTAGTTAGGGGTGTTCCGGCACCAACCTCCGGGCCCCTCTGTGCAATCGCAATTTTAGTTTCGATCACTTTGATTTATTCAATCATAAGAATTATCGGAAGAAATACCAGCCCAGAACGCAAAAAAATGATTTGGTTTTTACTTATCCTGCTGATTGTCTCTTTCGTTCTTGCTGCTGGGCGCAATAGTGTTTTTGGTAAGCCTATCCAGTTTTTTATGATGAAGATTCCCATTCTGCAAATGTTCAGAAACCCATATAGGTTTGCTATCTGGACTATTTTTTCTTACTGCGTTCTTTTTTCCTTTGCCGCGGACGAAATTCTTGCATTTTTTAAGAAATCTTATGCAAAAATAATCTTTGTCTCCTTAATGTTGGCATTGGTTTTCATTGGCGAATATCCGATGATCACAGGAGATATGAAACAAAGCATTAAACCAGTAACAATTCCTCAGGAATATTATGAAGCCGCCGATTGGCTCAAAAATCAGGGAGAAGGCAGAATATTAATATTACCCCAGGAAGAATGGCTGTCAAAATTCACTTGGGCATATTATGATATGCCTGATTTCACCCGTTATTTATTTAACAAACCTATTGTGCGAGATTATCCTGAAAACAGGCTGGCCTTTTCTCATTCTGTTGATATGATGACGATCGCTTATGACGAAATTAATCACGCCGGTCTTGGTGTCCATCTCGATCGCATCCTTGCTCTTATGGGCGTAGATACACTCATGGTGCGCGGTGATTCTGAGTCGTTTCTCCGCACAATCAATTCAAAAGAAACAATTGAAAAAAACCTGTCCACCCAAGAAAATATTGGGCTGGAAAGAAAAATCGGAGGATTGGATTTTTATAAGTCAGGCACAAACCTACCTCAAATCTACACTACTACTGACATTCATATGAGTGATATTAATATCGATCGCCAAGGCGGGCAAACCGAGAGCCTTGATGGTTACTTGGGTAATATTGATTTTACAAAACAACCTGTAATATTTTTCACGCCAGAAGCCAAAGATTTTAATATGCCGTCTTCGCTTGCAGATTTAAATATTTCTGGAAAATCGCCCGAAACAATCTTTTCAAAAATTAGCCCTACTAAATATTCCGTTCAAGTTAAGAACGCAAATTCGCCTTATATACTGACCTTCCTTGCAAGTTATAATAAAAATTGGAAAGTCACGATCAATAAAAATGGAAAAACCCAGAAAATTGATGAAGGCCAACATTACCTTGCAAATGGTTATGCCAATGGCTGGTATGTTCGCGAACAGGGGGATTATACAATGACAATTGAATATTCGGCACAGAAAGTATTCAGCATTTTAGCAATTTGCAGCATATTAATTGCCGCTGGTTCATTCATTTATTTCAAATTTTTCTATGAAAAAACTAGATAA
- a CDS encoding glycosyltransferase family 2 protein, protein MKTPELSIVMINYNTPDLVQDSLRTIAKYVRLNYEVIVVDNGSGDKSKIDSVKLRKLLPPEKIKVIFSKTNLGFGKGNNLGAKDAKGKYLWFLNSDTLLTDDSPSKMVSFLDKHPKIGALSPLLYHEDGIIQKNFFASFQNLGSVTIRRYNDHKIDFSKEYFTADIVVGAAMMLERKKFEDVGGFDRNIFMYLEDDDLCKRLSDVGYQNAVLNSAKIIHLEGRSIKTSSARKKYYYRSQTYFWYKHNGRLATLIMRIIRWPYKLFKTL, encoded by the coding sequence ATGAAAACGCCGGAACTCTCAATTGTCATGATAAATTACAACACGCCTGATCTGGTACAGGATTCTTTGCGAACAATTGCAAAATATGTCCGGCTAAATTACGAGGTAATAGTTGTCGACAACGGATCCGGCGACAAGTCAAAGATAGATTCAGTAAAACTCCGCAAATTACTGCCTCCTGAAAAAATCAAGGTCATTTTTTCAAAAACCAATCTTGGTTTTGGTAAGGGGAATAACTTAGGCGCAAAAGATGCTAAAGGAAAATATCTGTGGTTTTTGAACTCGGACACTCTTCTGACGGATGACTCTCCATCAAAAATGGTTTCTTTTCTAGATAAACATCCCAAAATTGGTGCCCTATCGCCGCTCCTATATCATGAGGACGGAATAATTCAAAAAAACTTTTTTGCATCATTTCAAAATCTCGGTTCCGTAACTATCCGCCGTTACAACGACCATAAGATTGATTTTTCAAAAGAGTACTTTACTGCTGATATCGTAGTTGGTGCCGCCATGATGCTTGAACGTAAGAAATTTGAGGACGTAGGTGGTTTCGACAGAAACATATTTATGTATTTAGAAGATGATGATCTTTGCAAACGCCTCTCGGACGTTGGGTACCAAAACGCAGTTTTGAATTCTGCCAAGATTATTCACTTAGAAGGAAGAAGCATAAAAACTAGCAGCGCCCGCAAGAAATATTATTACAGATCACAAACGTATTTTTGGTATAAACACAATGGAAGGCTGGCCACACTGATAATGCGCATCATCCGTTGGCCATATAAATTATTCAAAACCCTGTAA
- a CDS encoding flippase has protein sequence MFDKKAVFINTVSQVTVRLVTLVFTLVSIKLLTNYLGTAGVGEYNTITTYINFFIVIADLGLFSVAVREIAKNPNNEKKILSNVFLIRLVSALLACIIASALVFATKYNFNIKLGVLIATGFLLFNLLGSIYDIVLQYRLKMQYSATAEFLSKLAAIIALYVIIRMHGSFLWVVSTVALTGVLIYIFKWLFSIKFTSFVPKYDRQISNWILSLSWPLGIVFIINNLYFKLDTLLLFAIKGSVAVGIYTVAYKVLEVTAFIGSYFSSALKPAISQNIQSNKASVGNIIEKSITIMLAVAMPLTITCVVFSKEIILFLSNADFLSGSWALMILSFALPLIYFDNLLGEILLANDERKLLIKISIFILSFNLIANLIFIPLFSFIGAAVTTVVSELLLLLINAHYTQKIVGYRFNFRLIFKVLLAAFLALVVGFLSKQSHLNFLILIPVVVALYFLLLYLFNVVKPQTFREILKS, from the coding sequence ATGTTTGATAAAAAAGCCGTATTTATAAATACCGTATCCCAAGTGACCGTAAGGTTGGTTACTTTGGTTTTTACGTTGGTTTCGATCAAGCTTTTAACCAATTATCTGGGCACAGCCGGTGTTGGTGAATATAACACAATAACGACTTATATCAATTTTTTTATTGTAATTGCCGATCTGGGTTTGTTCTCTGTAGCGGTTAGGGAAATCGCTAAAAATCCCAATAACGAAAAGAAAATCTTATCAAATGTTTTTTTAATCAGGCTCGTATCTGCGCTTCTTGCCTGTATTATTGCGTCAGCGCTCGTATTTGCTACAAAATACAATTTCAATATAAAATTGGGCGTTTTGATCGCGACGGGTTTTTTGCTTTTCAATTTACTAGGAAGCATTTATGATATTGTTTTGCAATATCGCCTCAAGATGCAATATTCGGCTACAGCCGAATTTTTGAGTAAACTTGCCGCAATTATCGCTTTGTATGTGATTATACGAATGCATGGCAGCTTCCTTTGGGTTGTCTCGACTGTCGCTCTTACCGGCGTGCTTATTTATATCTTTAAATGGCTGTTCTCAATAAAATTTACTAGCTTTGTGCCAAAATATGATCGGCAAATTTCAAATTGGATACTATCGCTCTCTTGGCCGCTAGGAATTGTATTTATCATTAATAATCTTTATTTCAAACTGGACACCTTGCTACTTTTTGCTATCAAGGGCAGTGTTGCTGTCGGTATCTACACAGTTGCTTACAAAGTTTTGGAAGTCACAGCTTTTATCGGGTCATATTTTTCCTCAGCGCTCAAACCAGCCATTTCTCAAAACATCCAGAGTAACAAAGCATCGGTTGGGAACATTATTGAGAAATCAATTACTATTATGCTGGCAGTTGCTATGCCTCTGACAATAACCTGCGTTGTGTTTTCCAAGGAAATAATATTGTTTCTCAGTAATGCAGATTTTCTATCTGGAAGTTGGGCTTTGATGATTTTGTCCTTTGCTTTGCCCTTAATATATTTTGATAATTTGCTTGGCGAAATTCTCCTTGCCAATGATGAGAGAAAATTGTTGATAAAAATTTCGATTTTTATTTTATCGTTTAATCTTATAGCTAACCTGATTTTTATTCCCCTCTTCTCATTTATTGGCGCCGCCGTTACCACCGTTGTTTCCGAGTTGTTGCTCCTCTTGATCAATGCTCACTACACCCAGAAAATTGTCGGATATCGATTTAATTTCCGATTAATTTTCAAGGTGCTCTTGGCGGCTTTCCTTGCTTTGGTTGTCGGATTTCTAAGCAAACAGAGCCACTTGAATTTTCTCATACTCATTCCAGTCGTAGTCGCCTTATATTTTCTGTTGTTATACCTATTTAATGTTGTCAAGCCACAGACCTTTCGAGAAATATTAAAGTCGTAA
- a CDS encoding acyltransferase, giving the protein MKKNWIKEIDYLRAVAILAVILIHATDPWDSITPLTSVGIIALTLNELSIFGVSFFFVISGMVLFRSMQKKDAIIPFYLRRIQSILIPYLFFTIIYEIFKKFYLGIPLSQATVFHDLYTGQGYFHFWFLVVLFYYYLIYPFLYRIFIKFKQLNPFLNGIVFIVFLVLPFLWQITSSKFGLAKIDGQVRITEFFRYLPFLYGGIAISANYERIKQNLHLTKTLILASVSLVAIFTLIFSIYLAVNHPGIFVHIQGIYHYYSLIFLPFYVFPLFFILIKFFSSVNINQSVLNLLKKIGDYSLGIYLIHIMYNILIFGELIYKYLNLTWNNILAYILLFIGSSLASILTIWIISKIPYSGWILGNRVRNAKTI; this is encoded by the coding sequence ATGAAAAAAAATTGGATCAAAGAGATAGACTATTTAAGAGCTGTCGCCATACTAGCTGTAATTTTAATTCATGCAACAGACCCCTGGGATTCTATTACTCCACTTACGTCTGTCGGTATCATTGCCCTGACACTAAATGAACTATCAATTTTTGGGGTTTCCTTCTTCTTTGTAATAAGCGGCATGGTTTTATTCCGGAGCATGCAAAAAAAAGATGCGATCATTCCATTCTACCTGCGGCGCATCCAGTCAATTCTGATTCCATATCTTTTTTTCACGATAATTTATGAGATTTTCAAAAAATTCTATTTAGGCATACCCTTGTCGCAGGCCACAGTTTTTCATGATTTGTATACGGGCCAAGGTTATTTCCATTTCTGGTTCCTTGTCGTGCTATTTTATTATTATCTAATTTATCCTTTTCTTTACCGAATTTTTATAAAGTTTAAGCAGTTAAACCCCTTTTTAAACGGGATTGTCTTTATTGTTTTTCTGGTTCTTCCTTTTTTGTGGCAAATAACATCAAGTAAATTTGGATTAGCAAAGATCGATGGACAAGTTAGAATCACTGAGTTTTTCCGCTATTTACCATTTCTGTATGGCGGTATCGCGATCTCAGCAAATTATGAAAGAATAAAACAAAATTTGCACCTTACAAAAACTTTAATATTGGCATCAGTTTCTTTGGTTGCCATTTTTACATTGATATTTTCAATCTATCTTGCGGTGAATCACCCTGGAATTTTTGTTCATATTCAGGGTATCTATCACTATTACAGCCTCATATTTCTCCCATTTTATGTGTTTCCTTTATTTTTTATTCTTATTAAATTTTTTTCTTCAGTAAATATAAATCAATCCGTTTTGAATCTACTTAAAAAGATCGGTGATTATTCTTTGGGTATATATTTGATTCACATAATGTATAATATTCTTATATTTGGTGAGCTGATATACAAATATCTCAATCTGACATGGAATAATATCCTGGCTTATATTTTACTTTTTATCGGTTCCTCTTTAGCGAGCATTTTAACCATCTGGATAATCTCTAAAATACCGTATTCCGGATGGATATTAGGAAATAGGGTACGTAATGCAAAAACAATCTAG
- a CDS encoding alpha-(1->3)-arabinofuranosyltransferase family protein: MKKLDKYLILLVVLSLLPLFWFKKDLMIAGGDESWIIRPLSFLPDYFYSWNAKAFNMGGPNIYLPYLFPLLPFWLILSKVGFSMIFIEKIWIIILFGMPGIAMYLFARNIFKDFKYSRMAGFFAGLLYTFNLYVVQIGAYQTNTKLMMIALPLVLLFFKLGLEQYDLKNRVKYAIYANFVLLISISANVNLAVTSVIPIMLLAYLIFFIAINPKKIRQSVLYALIFAGIWVLLNVWWFLPFVINSLQFNQVSGVFTFQKIDTGQFHNFFRFLGSWGWYDNHNGSFYFSYWTNFDQPLFLILSYGITAIALLALLLNYKNKHVRFFAIMALVGLFLAKGSTPPFGEMYNYLYTHIKILWIYREPWAKFTPIHLFSISILFGCSIAYLFDYFRRKAPLLAFLIPPLGLCLVLVVAFPLLTGKIIWNTNTGLMRSNYVSIPGYWNDANSWFSSNTSQDERVMLIPPTGYAVGHKWEHGFFAGDNPALVLINNRTIKYTSFPTTKADQLIDEMYMDTIDHPEKLIEYANKFNIKYVLYDKSVDYNYSTYNRTAEPVQKNAQMISDSIRNSGKLELVQTFGDLLIYKIKGTDPNSQIISVEKDGSLVPISFEEINPVEFKINTKGLVAPFTLILNQNFNGNWKAKTSDREEIDHHLYNGFANSWAISKNVDTVTIEYKLQRTQYVSIAISALALLGTIFYLNKVRKLNP, from the coding sequence ATGAAAAAACTAGATAAATATCTAATACTATTAGTGGTTTTAAGCCTTCTGCCTCTTTTTTGGTTCAAAAAAGACCTTATGATTGCTGGGGGTGACGAGTCTTGGATTATCCGCCCCTTAAGCTTCTTGCCTGATTATTTCTATTCTTGGAACGCAAAGGCATTTAATATGGGTGGGCCGAATATTTATTTGCCATATCTTTTTCCGCTTCTCCCATTCTGGTTGATTCTCTCGAAGGTGGGATTTTCAATGATATTTATTGAAAAGATTTGGATCATCATTCTTTTTGGCATGCCCGGTATAGCAATGTACCTGTTTGCCAGAAATATTTTTAAAGATTTTAAATATTCAAGAATGGCAGGATTTTTCGCCGGGCTTTTGTACACATTTAATCTATATGTCGTTCAGATAGGGGCCTATCAGACAAATACAAAACTGATGATGATTGCTTTGCCGTTGGTTCTTCTGTTTTTTAAGCTGGGACTTGAACAATATGATCTCAAAAACAGGGTTAAATATGCGATTTATGCAAATTTTGTATTATTAATATCAATTTCTGCCAATGTGAATCTCGCTGTCACAAGCGTGATTCCCATCATGCTTTTGGCTTACTTAATTTTTTTCATCGCTATCAACCCAAAAAAAATCCGCCAGTCGGTATTATATGCTTTAATTTTTGCCGGCATATGGGTCCTTCTGAACGTCTGGTGGTTTCTGCCATTTGTCATAAATAGCCTTCAGTTCAACCAAGTGAGCGGTGTGTTTACGTTTCAAAAAATTGATACGGGGCAGTTCCATAATTTTTTCCGCTTCTTGGGATCATGGGGATGGTATGACAACCATAACGGGTCGTTTTATTTCTCATACTGGACCAATTTCGACCAACCTCTCTTCTTAATTTTAAGCTATGGCATTACTGCAATCGCACTTTTAGCCCTGCTTTTAAACTACAAAAATAAACATGTGCGTTTTTTTGCAATAATGGCTCTCGTCGGCTTGTTCTTGGCCAAAGGATCCACTCCTCCTTTCGGGGAAATGTACAATTATTTATATACTCATATCAAAATTCTTTGGATATACCGCGAACCCTGGGCCAAATTTACTCCGATCCACTTGTTTTCTATCAGCATTCTTTTCGGCTGTAGCATTGCATATCTATTTGACTATTTCAGGCGCAAAGCACCTCTTCTGGCCTTTCTGATCCCTCCTTTAGGCCTTTGTTTGGTGTTGGTGGTGGCATTTCCACTTCTTACTGGAAAAATTATCTGGAACACCAATACGGGGCTTATGCGGTCTAATTACGTGAGCATTCCGGGCTATTGGAATGATGCCAATTCTTGGTTCAGTTCTAACACCAGCCAAGATGAGAGAGTGATGCTAATTCCGCCAACCGGTTATGCTGTCGGCCATAAATGGGAACACGGATTTTTCGCCGGTGATAACCCGGCTCTTGTGCTTATCAACAATAGAACAATTAAATATACTTCATTCCCGACAACCAAAGCAGACCAATTGATTGATGAAATGTATATGGATACCATCGATCACCCTGAAAAACTTATTGAATATGCCAATAAGTTCAATATTAAATATGTTTTATACGATAAGTCGGTTGATTACAATTATTCCACCTACAATAGAACGGCTGAGCCGGTGCAAAAAAATGCCCAGATGATTTCGGATTCCATCAGGAACTCCGGTAAGCTCGAGCTGGTACAAACATTCGGCGATCTTTTGATTTATAAGATCAAGGGTACAGACCCTAACAGCCAAATTATTTCAGTAGAAAAAGACGGAAGCTTGGTTCCGATCTCTTTTGAAGAAATTAATCCCGTGGAATTTAAGATTAATACGAAAGGCTTAGTTGCGCCTTTCACGCTCATTTTAAACCAGAATTTTAATGGAAACTGGAAAGCAAAAACTTCGGACAGAGAGGAGATAGATCATCATCTATACAACGGATTTGCCAATTCGTGGGCAATATCCAAAAATGTTGATACCGTAACAATTGAATATAAACTGCAGAGAACTCAATATGTGTCTATCGCAATTTCGGCTCTGGCATTATTGGGAACAATTTTCTATTTAAATAAAGTAAGAAAAC
- a CDS encoding glycosyltransferase family 2 protein gives MQTQKVKLSIVIPNWNGEKFLSKCLDSLLHQSENNIEIIVVDNGSGDQSETIIKKYKQVKLIKLKENCGFSIAVNVGIKAANSELIGLINNDTEVDENWVSEMYVAAKNHPEAGFFASKMIDYYHREIIAAAGDAMNWWGRAYNIGKYEKNNENFDSEKYVFGACAGASVYRKALFEKIGLFDEDFFMYLEDVDISLRAQYAGFKCLFVPGAIIYHMGSASAGKKSGFVFKYINKNRWHVMYKNFPLSRIIIYSPLILLSELRFLAAAIVKGYFTEYIWAVKTCISEHGKMIEKRKKILRERKVSFRYMDKLMGFF, from the coding sequence TTGCAAACTCAAAAAGTAAAACTAAGCATTGTTATTCCCAATTGGAACGGAGAGAAATTTCTATCAAAATGCCTGGATTCATTGCTCCATCAGTCGGAAAACAATATTGAAATTATTGTCGTGGACAATGGATCCGGCGACCAATCTGAAACAATAATCAAAAAATACAAACAAGTAAAACTCATCAAACTTAAAGAAAATTGCGGTTTTTCAATAGCAGTCAACGTGGGAATTAAGGCTGCAAATTCAGAATTAATCGGGCTCATAAATAACGACACCGAAGTTGATGAAAATTGGGTTTCAGAGATGTATGTGGCAGCCAAAAATCATCCCGAAGCGGGGTTTTTTGCTTCTAAAATGATTGATTATTATCACCGCGAAATTATCGCCGCCGCCGGAGATGCGATGAACTGGTGGGGGCGGGCGTATAATATCGGAAAATACGAAAAAAACAACGAAAACTTTGATTCTGAAAAATATGTTTTTGGTGCCTGCGCAGGAGCTTCCGTATACAGAAAAGCGCTATTTGAAAAAATCGGTTTATTTGACGAAGATTTCTTTATGTATCTAGAGGACGTTGATATCAGCTTAAGGGCCCAATATGCAGGATTTAAATGCCTCTTTGTGCCAGGTGCCATAATCTATCACATGGGGTCTGCTTCTGCAGGCAAAAAATCTGGGTTTGTGTTTAAATACATCAATAAAAACCGCTGGCATGTGATGTACAAAAATTTTCCTTTGAGCAGAATAATTATTTATTCCCCCCTGATTCTGCTTTCTGAGCTCCGATTTTTAGCAGCAGCAATCGTAAAAGGATATTTCACTGAATATATCTGGGCCGTCAAAACATGTATCAGCGAGCATGGAAAAATGATTGAAAAGCGAAAGAAAATTCTGCGCGAACGCAAGGTATCTTTTCGTTATATGGATAAATTAATGGGTTTTTTCTAA
- the larA gene encoding nickel-dependent lactate racemase encodes MHYISYGKKQVSVNLSGKNLLGIIKPLGPSKIADTKTDFTDLENIIQGRKKALIVVPDITRKAHLNEILEAVLPMFEKTGCEVEILIATGLHKAQDKEQINEMFGQEIAERYRIISHTQDKKTHKNLGVTSLGVPIVLNKLLLNHDFIMTIGVIEPHLYAGFSGGPKTIAIGCAGEPTINATHSLKFLGDENTKLCETESNPFHQTLWEIIKPIKIDYSINLVNDAQGNLLKCFSGQLEKVYKDGIKFVKENFILSVDGVADAAICGLGFPKDSNLYQASRVINYLLDVENPIIKTGGCLIIAAELSEGAGNGIGEIRFYKDLRSIKDPAEFLSHIKKVGFKAGGHRTYMVLKHLRKYDIVFVSGNQKLFENTPFKCFSDINDAINYASKKNKAKTKFYIYPKTLNSIAKATNPGA; translated from the coding sequence ATGCACTATATTTCTTATGGTAAAAAACAAGTTTCTGTAAACCTTTCAGGCAAAAATCTCCTTGGCATAATCAAGCCTCTGGGCCCATCAAAAATCGCGGATACAAAAACCGATTTTACCGATTTGGAAAATATAATCCAGGGCAGGAAAAAAGCACTGATTGTAGTGCCTGACATTACGCGCAAGGCCCATCTTAATGAAATTTTGGAAGCAGTTTTGCCGATGTTTGAAAAAACTGGTTGTGAAGTAGAGATATTGATTGCAACGGGCCTGCATAAAGCCCAGGACAAAGAGCAAATAAACGAGATGTTCGGGCAAGAAATTGCAGAGAGATATCGGATTATTTCTCATACACAAGACAAAAAAACACACAAAAATCTGGGTGTTACATCCTTGGGGGTCCCAATTGTTTTAAACAAATTGTTGTTAAACCATGATTTTATTATGACGATAGGGGTAATTGAGCCTCATCTATATGCCGGCTTTAGCGGCGGCCCAAAAACAATCGCGATAGGTTGCGCCGGAGAACCGACAATAAATGCAACCCATAGCCTTAAATTTCTTGGAGATGAGAACACAAAACTTTGCGAGACCGAGTCGAATCCTTTTCATCAAACTCTTTGGGAAATTATCAAACCAATAAAAATCGATTACTCAATTAATTTGGTGAATGATGCCCAGGGAAATCTTCTAAAGTGCTTTTCCGGCCAGCTTGAAAAGGTTTACAAGGATGGGATCAAGTTTGTAAAAGAGAATTTTATATTATCAGTAGATGGTGTGGCCGATGCGGCCATTTGCGGTTTGGGGTTTCCCAAGGATTCAAACCTGTATCAGGCCTCTAGGGTAATAAATTATTTACTCGACGTTGAAAATCCGATTATAAAAACCGGCGGTTGTTTGATTATAGCTGCGGAGCTATCAGAGGGTGCCGGGAACGGAATTGGCGAAATTCGGTTTTACAAAGACCTTAGGTCCATCAAGGATCCAGCGGAATTTTTATCCCATATCAAAAAGGTGGGCTTCAAAGCGGGTGGGCACAGAACATACATGGTTTTAAAACATCTTCGTAAATACGATATTGTCTTTGTTTCGGGCAACCAGAAACTTTTTGAAAATACCCCGTTTAAGTGCTTCTCCGATATCAATGACGCAATAAATTATGCAAGCAAAAAGAACAAAGCCAAGACAAAATTCTATATCTATCCAAAAACACTAAATTCCATCGCCAAAGCTACTAATCCTGGGGCTTGA